The genomic window TTTTCATAACTATGTATGGTTACCATTCCTGGCGGCGCCATACTTCCTATTGATCATAACATGTTCGTAATTGGTTTCGGGTTTCCTCTCGAGGTTAATCGAGGGCGCTTTCAGGCTATTGTTAACCATTACAAACGATTAGCTAATataaagagttttcaaagccTGTTCAGAGTAATTGCTCCGCAACCTTTCGCGAAGTAatcgtgtttttcttttatcttcctTCATCAAGTGAGCACTGCCAATTTTTAAATGGCACTTGATTTAAAAATCTTATTACCTTGGTCTACTGAATCTAGTTCGTCgatacaaaaacagaaaaaaaggaaaaaattttgctCAAATACCTTCACTCACAGACTAGCTTTGAGTAATGACATTTGGAGAAAAACTTGATACGGTATCAATTCGATGCGTTGTATTTTAGTTACCTGTTGAGTTCCACTGACACGCTCTTCACCTTTGATCCACAGAGAATAGACAACTTTAGAGTACAGGCCTATCATGATCAACATCGGCAGAGCTCCAAGCAGCACAAACCAAGCTACACTAAAAGCCTTGGGCATCCATTCCTCGGGCCAGTGCTCCGTACAAAACTCGTTTTCTTTATCGAAGTAGGACGTCAAAAAGAGAGGtgtgtttaaaatcaaaacagaaatcCAAAGAACAGGGATTATAACCTGTAGAAAGGTTTCAAACCAAGCTTTATTGAGCGTTTTACAGTGGTGGCACTAGTGACTTGTGCTTTTTTTATTACTTGTCGGACGCCAAAACTCTTGCAACGACAGGTATTACCACTTGATAAGAATtgcaaaaaatttacttgtcttgaaatattgaaatatttctcaccttATTTAAGctttgtaatgaaaaaacagAATCTACCTTTTTTTCTGAGACAAATCTTGGATCTCTGAGATCCATAGGAGCAGATCCAGGAATATTTTAAGGGGAAGTGGGCCACCTCCCTTAAAAGTGTTCTTGGATCTGCTCTTGTTTTTCACGACAACAGAGACACAATTGAAGAATATCAACTGTCTCTTTTTTAGCGCACTTATGGGCGCTAAATGATTGATTTTGAGCCACTTATCAGACAAGTAATAGATCAAACAGACTTCGACGACCTCTATGACTACCTGTAAGTTCTTTATTGTCATTCGTTACGTCATTAGTTGCAAAAGTGATAGCGAAAATTAAGTTAAGTTTTTCCTACGCCTTTTAAAATGGCTTGGCcctttgtttgttgtttgttggcGAAGATGAAGATTAGTTTTTCCTATGCCTCTTTGAGCGGCTTgactccttttttttattttatttgaaggtttaaaacaaagaaacagagtaAACGGATTTGAATTTGTCTTCCTTTTCAAAACAGTGATCTGAAAGCTGAAGGTTTTATCTTGGTGCAGCGAATGAATCGCCCTTAATCATATAGGTTTTCTTAAACAGAAAATAGCATACTTACCTTAAGTTTTCCATGTGTTAGTTTCCTTGTGTTATTGTAAGGGGGCATTACAGCGAAGTAACGCTCAAATGCAATAGCGACCAGACTAAACGCAGATGCAGTTGCTCCTGTCCACATCAAGTTTCCCCCGGTCAAGAATTTGCACAGGAATGATCCTACAACTCCGTCAGGATGCTGGAAAGTGTGGATCAGAACAAACTGTGGCGCTATAAACAGCGCTACCATGATATCAGCAAAAGCCAAATTGACCAGCAAATAGTTTATAGGTGTCCTagaaataaaagtgttttttttatcttacttCAAAGTTTCAAGTTCCTCTCTTTCTCTAAACTTCACATGTcacaaattatattttcaaatcCAAACAGATATAGAAACTATTTTGCAGTTGGTTTTAACAGTGCTTAGAACTAATGCCTCCCTTACAATTCTGGTATATATTCGATCCTTCAGAGGTGATTTTTTAATCAAGATAAACGTGTAGTGGATATCAGCACTTCCTCTAATAGTGATTCCCTTCTTCGAGACTTGATAGCAATAAAGAGATGAAACAAACAAGCTGAGAAGACGGCTTTTATGTTTAACTCgagagaaaatatatttgtaagttATCGATAGTACACAGACAGAAGttgtttgaagtgttttttctttctcgttcaCTTCTTCGATGTTCTAAAACACCTGTAACTGGATCTACCCAGGATAATGAAACACAGCTTGGTCTCTAGGAAGTTCGATTGATCGCAAAGAAAcgcatttcaaagaaaattgctgTAAGTTCGAAGGAGTGAGAAGCAGCTCCAACTTCTTCATACGGACTCACCTCATGTCTTGGTTTTTAAtcataacaaaacaaaccagaGTGTTCCCCACGATATCTGTGATTATTAGCACAGAAAACACCACAGCGATCACGGTCTGGGCTGAATCGGTCAACATGATggattttccttctcttttcgACTGCAATTTTCACCAAAACGTCAATTTtctaagggaaaaaaaatcatgccTCTAAAAATCATGAAAGAATGTCCCTGAGAGTAAAATTGTAATTGCAGTTTGCAATTTTGGCACTTTAATTTGTTGGAACAAACCGTTAGTTGTGGTTTAAAGACTTGATTGTAAACAGACGTCGAAAATATACCACAAAcataaaatgtaatttgaatTGCACTCTACCTTGACGTCCAAGTAGGTCCTTACTCAGGATTTACGAACTCAATACGTATATGACAACATCGCGTATCTCGGAAGATCGGAAATGATTGATTTACTGGCCACACAATTCAACAAGCTGGAAATTTAGCGTTTTTCAGAGTAAAACCCTACTTATTATGAACGCCATGGAAAATTATAATCTCAATACACATAATGGACTGGCGTCATATCCCTTACGAAATCTTCAGACCAATGAGAGTTGCTTTGATATATCTCAAATCTTTTATGCAGACCGGACAgtatttaatataatttttaatggaaaactctttgttttcaaggaaatgaAGTGCTATGGGTGCCATTGACTTTAATTATAGAATTTAATTATACAGAATTTCAAATACTTGAACGATATCTCTGGATTTTTATATTGCAAAATTAGCGTGTGGTTGGAATTTCAAATCTTAAACGAACGGTCTAACAATGTTTTCGAACTAATGTTACGAAACAGAGGCAAAGATACGGAACGAAGTCAgctgttgttgtgtttcataGACAAGAGCTCACAAAGGCAGGAGGTATAtccgaagaaaaaaatttaaagaaagaatttaaatttCAGACTCGACTTATAATAATATATTTGCTCCACACACTTTTTATAGCCCTTAAAACCTAATCCAAGCCAAATTTTATCAATATAGGAACGATAACTAATTGTATTTTTCCATATATAAACTCGGGGTATAGCTTTATCACTCTGAGAAATGAGATCTATCAAAATTCGTAGTTATCCCTGAGGATCAATCTCGGAAACAAATTGCATGAACAGATCACGTTACCTTTAGATTTATCCAGCAGCATTCATTTCGCCCTTGGGTGAATCGATTATATcgcaagaaaatgtttttcggCCACAATCAGAACGAAAAGGTAAATGATGTCAACATTATAATTTCATTTCCTTGTTTCCATCGTTCTTCACTTCAAATAAAAGAGACACTGCGTATGGCCTTTATATAACATTTTAATGCCTGAAGTAACAACTGATTGAATAACGGTGAAGATTTTGAAGTCAACGTCTTTGTTCAAAAGAGGGTTAGGCAGGCTTTTAAATGTTCAACAATTGCAAGGTGCCAGTTAGGGCCAGTTCTATTCGAAAAATTGGACGATATCTTATATACTAGTTAACTTTTCACCTAGGTGTCGAAAGCAATCCAGTTTCGTTTTGGTTTTGCCGTTACTACACTACATAATTAGTCTTGGAAACTTGCACGCTTTACTCGGCCGATCACTCATGATGTAGCCACGAGCGTTTTTTCCGTTTATAGTTTTGTCGTTTGTAGTTCTAATAACATCGTCCCTAATAGATAAGTTGTGTTCAAACATCCAACTTGAATGACAAAAGTAAGATGGATAAATTTCCCTGCGAACGAACCGTTAAAaatacaagataattttgttttaacagctgagttgataatgtaaattggccaccgtaaagagtttcaaggctgaagtttcgagcgttagtccttcgtcagagcgaatggaggaattgtgagtTGTGCATGTGtttatttgaagaaaatggagctacgctagGTGTACATAgtaacgagaaaaacaagaataagttGGTTGAATTAAAGGCATATGTTGATAacgtggggattaagagtgccgatttgaaagataaatttttgttctagagcTTTGCAGCTTTCTAAAATTCCTAAATGTAGGGGAAGGACACAGACTATCATGTGCTCAGAATGATTAGGGATGTTAAAGAGTatagcgactggtttggatgcgtccttgtcactATCGTGTTTAACGTTTTTACgtgtcttttattttcctctatTTTGTTTCTCGTTTGTCAATTTCCCTTCGTATAATTGTAGTAACTtatcatttataatttcattttggcaACCGCTTCGATTGTTCAGTTCGCATCAATAATTTGATTTGTTTCGTTTGTTGGAATATGTTGTTGAAGAATATTAGAAATCGTGTTTTGGATTTGTAAGAGTAATTTTGGCCCTAAAAAAACGCTATTAACGATCTTGAAGTgcaccaaaacattttcaaaaacacTATTAACAATCTTATGACCACCAAAATATTGATcgttagaaactctttatggtgggccatttacattatcaactcagttgatgaaagcaaattatcttgttatactcctccACCGGAGTAGCACCTCAGTTTCTTAAGCAAGTTATcacttttattgaaataaactaatttGGCTTGCAGTCATTTTAGGGACATATCACTATGTTTCACAACCAGCAGGGAATTAAACTATTTTAACTTGACAGCTGTTTGAGTGTAAACCCTacaaaaaaccttgaaattttTAGCAATTTTATGGGTatcactttgttttctttttt from Pocillopora verrucosa isolate sample1 chromosome 8, ASM3666991v2, whole genome shotgun sequence includes these protein-coding regions:
- the LOC131789385 gene encoding QRFP-like peptide receptor, with the protein product MLTDSAQTVIAVVFSVLIITDIVGNTLVCFVMIKNQDMRTPINYLLVNLAFADIMVALFIAPQFVLIHTFQHPDGVVGSFLCKFLTGGNLMWTGATASAFSLVAIAFERYFAVMPPYNNTRKLTHGKLKVIIPVLWISVLILNTPLFLTSYFDKENEFCTEHWPEEWMPKAFSVAWFVLLGALPMLIMIGLYSKVVYSLWIKGEERVSGTQQGVMRVRKHVTKMVVAVSIIYGLCWTPDLVIYAMIHFGSKHSLGDAADVISIVLVVCNSTVNPFIYAYVNSRFRKHIKALLSCHGSGADRNRVHAMGRGNDTSRTNSGINASTIQGDIQSLSRHTVTLKTIRDSVEPGDSE